In Myxococcales bacterium, the following proteins share a genomic window:
- the carA gene encoding glutamine-hydrolyzing carbamoyl-phosphate synthase small subunit produces MKLLLEDGTELEGSSFGADRAVAGEVVFSTAMTGYVETLTDPSFRGQILLLTYPLQGNYGVPAPRAADSLERPFESSHIQVQGLVVQSYVSTPSHATAARSLGQWLVDEDVPGITGIDTRALTQKLREHGTLKGWLLPNGATQDHAHAIDMQADLFRLVAPKEPIRYAGPADGPEVLLIDVGAKDNIVRSLLEHGASVTRAPWHADLAKLAQRADGVLLGNGPGDPKHLGSLIEQVRALLARGNLPIFGVCLGNQILALAAGGDTYKLPYGHRGVNQSVQDLGSRRCFVTSQNHGYAVSDKSLPRDFEPWFVNLNDGTNEGIRARFKPHFSVQFHPEAAPGPKDTGFLFDEFLRLASSQRSVR; encoded by the coding sequence ATGAAGCTGCTGCTCGAAGACGGAACCGAGCTCGAGGGCTCGTCCTTTGGCGCGGACCGCGCCGTCGCTGGCGAGGTCGTGTTCTCCACCGCGATGACTGGCTACGTCGAGACGCTCACCGATCCGAGCTTCCGCGGGCAGATCTTGCTGCTCACGTACCCGCTTCAGGGCAACTACGGCGTCCCCGCGCCCCGCGCTGCCGACTCCCTCGAACGCCCGTTCGAGTCGTCGCACATCCAGGTCCAAGGCCTCGTCGTGCAGAGCTACGTCTCGACGCCGAGCCACGCCACCGCCGCGCGCTCCTTGGGCCAGTGGTTGGTCGACGAGGACGTGCCCGGCATCACCGGCATCGATACGCGCGCGCTGACCCAGAAGCTGCGCGAGCACGGCACGCTCAAAGGTTGGCTGCTGCCGAATGGCGCGACCCAAGACCACGCCCATGCCATCGACATGCAGGCCGATCTCTTCCGCCTGGTCGCGCCCAAGGAGCCGATCCGCTACGCCGGCCCCGCAGACGGGCCAGAGGTTCTCCTCATCGACGTAGGCGCCAAGGACAACATCGTGCGCTCGCTGCTCGAGCACGGCGCGAGCGTCACGCGGGCGCCGTGGCACGCCGACCTCGCGAAGCTTGCCCAACGCGCCGATGGCGTTCTGCTCGGCAACGGCCCCGGAGATCCCAAACACCTCGGCTCCCTCATCGAACAGGTGCGCGCTCTGCTCGCGCGCGGCAACCTCCCGATCTTCGGAGTGTGTCTGGGCAATCAGATCCTCGCGCTCGCAGCGGGCGGGGACACGTACAAGCTGCCGTACGGTCATCGCGGCGTGAACCAATCCGTCCAAGATCTCGGTTCGCGTCGCTGTTTCGTGACCAGTCAGAATCACGGTTACGCGGTGAGCGACAAGTCGCTGCCGCGGGACTTCGAACCCTGGTTCGTCAACCTCAACGACGGCACGAACGAGGGCATTCGCGCCCGATTCAAGCCGCATTTCAGCGTGCAGTTCCATCCCGAGGCCGCCCCCGGCCCAAAGGACACCGGCTTTCTCTTCGACGAGTTCTTACGCCTG